A window of the Pseudoliparis swirei isolate HS2019 ecotype Mariana Trench chromosome 13, NWPU_hadal_v1, whole genome shotgun sequence genome harbors these coding sequences:
- the LOC130203682 gene encoding LOW QUALITY PROTEIN: neurotrypsin-like (The sequence of the model RefSeq protein was modified relative to this genomic sequence to represent the inferred CDS: inserted 3 bases in 2 codons), producing MTRTRRAGRMALTSRDMLCLIGTACLWLPLLAEVVAEDSYLNEVQNSVPLSCSEGFTELGYYNGTVSQTDSGAPCLKWTEFPDYVMQYPGRGLGDHSYCRNPDRESNPWCFFRQNSGAIGWAYCDCHQGAARLVGSSTSGSGRVEVYLNGQWGAVCDSHWSDRDASVICRQLGLGDIGAALQPSQFGSGSGLFHYERLGCRGDENTLSLCWSRTFVTGDCSHGNEAAVVCAPPEGSGPPLRLVGGEEDFEGRVEVFHSGRWGSVCDDQWDDRDAEVVCRQLGYGGVAKAWSWAHFGQGSGPILLDAVRCTGNELFLEQCPHGDWEQHNCDHMEDAGVSCSPYTDGVVRLVGGDSPWEGRVEVFHNSDWGTVCDDHWNQQHAEVVCRQLGYRGHAEVVSDGTFGEGVGLILLDDVHCEGSETSLLDCPHGIWGRTDCSHSEDVGVRCRRRPSPETNEVPVISPSTGPLVRLAGGGSRKEGRVEVYLRGDWGSICDSGWNDLNAAVVCRQLGHGGGAVASRGFGQGKGLIHLDQVRCTGKEEFLGECPSLGQSIRGCRRRVDAGARCDVTPRESAVPAKTRELSCGLRKLVEEESKRRNQGEENVLGASWPWQVSVWLRSEAQDGDPLCSGTLISPCWALTSAYCVSRFSGDPSSYVVRVGASAQTLVPERVVVHRKFKGQSGGHDLALLKLPSTEGHCLTFDPDTNAACLTDTALGGAAPSSCVVTVAAGWTGPDSVLASWVPLMSSWQCKKRYGDSFSSHGTLCAGSPPDTSLLHDDSCQGNSGGGLVCQAQTGRWVLIGVVAGGYGCAGPSSPALYTRVSRFRSWIHEVTDTREHAEESNAHADTQEDLTRVDNDXRHAREEHTRVEGKDEKLRAHGKLKHTHXETNEISDAQHQHSHHSHANQHGNTHAHRVGDAGADTHGPV from the exons TGCCTCTGTCCTGCTCTGAGGGATTCACAGAGTTGGGCTACTACAACGGCACCGTGTCTCAGACggattctggcgccccctgtctGAAGTGGACCGAGTTTCCAGACTACGTCATGCAGTACCCGGGCCGAGGGCTGGGCGACCACAGCTACTGCAGGAACCCGGACCGAGAGTCCAACCCCTGGTGCTTCTTCAGACAAAACTCTGGAGCCATCGGATGGGCCTACTGCGACTGCCACCAGG GTGCGGCTCGCCTGGTGGGCAGCTCGACCTCCGGCAGTGGCCGAGTCGAGGTCTACCTGAACGGCCAGTGGGGGGCGGTGTGTGACTCCCACTGGTCAGACAGAGACGCCAGTGTGATCTGCAGGCAGCTGGGCCTCGG CGACATCGGCGCGGCGCTGCAGCCGTCGCAGTTCGGCTCCGGCTCCGGCCTCTTCCACTACGAGCGCCTGGGTTGCCGCGGCGACGAGAACACGCTCAGCTTATGCTGGAGCAGGACGTTCGTCACCGGCGACTGTAGCCATGGAAACGAGGCCGCAGTGGTGTGCGCGCCACCGGAAG GCAGCGGCCCTCCGCTGCGATTGGTCGGAGGCGAGGAAGACTTTGAAGGTCGAGTGGAGGTGTTTCACTCGGGAAGGTGGGGCTCCGTCTGCGACGACCAGTGGGACGACAGAGATGCTGAGGTGGTGTGCAGACAGCTGGGTTACGG GGGGGTGGCGAAGGCCTGGTCGTGGGCTCACTTTGGTCAGGGTTCAGGCCCGATCCTGTTGGATGCGGTGAGGTGCACAGGAAACGAGCTCTTTCTGGAGCAGTGTCCCCATGGCGACTGGGAGCAGCACAACTGTGACCACATGGAGGATGCTGGGGTGTCCTGCAGCCCTTATACAG ATGGAGTGGTGCGTCTGGTTGGAGGAGACAGTCCCTGGGAGGGTCGGGTGGAGGTTTTCCACAACAGTGACTGGGGTACGGTGTGTGACGACCACTGGAACCAGCAGCACGCGGAGGTGGTCTGCAGACAGCTGGGCTACAG AGGTCACGCTGAGGTCGTATCCGATGGGACGTTCGGCGAGGGCGTCGGCCTGATCCTCCTGGACGACGTCCACTGTGAGGGATCTGAGACCTCCCTGCTGGACTGTCCACACGGGATCTGGGGCCGCACCGACTGCTCCCACAGTGAGGATGTTGGTGTTCGCTGCAGGAGACGACCGAGCCCAGAAACCAATGAAGTGCCGGTTATCTCGCCTTCCACGG GCCCCCTGGTGCGTCTCGCGGGCGGCGGCAGCAGAAAGGAGGGTCGAGTCGAGGTGTATCTCCGTGGCGACTGGGGAAGTATTTGCGACTCGGGCTGGAACGACCTGAATGCAGCCGTGGTGTGCAGACAGCTGGGACACGG tggtGGAGCGGTCGCATCCAGAGGGTTCGGCCAGGGGAAAGGGCTCATCCACCTGGACCAGGTGAGGTGCACTGGGAAGGAGGAGTTCCTGGGAGAGTGTCCGTCTCTGGGTCAGAGCATCCGGGGCTGCAGGCGGCGGGTGGACGCGGGAGCGAGGTGCGACGTCACCCCGCGGGAGTCGGCGGTGCCGGCCAAGACTCGGGAGCTGAGCTGTGGGCTGAGGAAgctagtggaggaggagagcaagaggaggaaccAGGGCGAGGAAAACGTGCTCGG CGCCTCGTGGCCGTGGCAGGTGTCCGTGTGGCTGCGGTCTGAAGCACAGGATGGCGATCCTCTCTGCAGCGGCACCCTGATCAGCCCCTGCTGGGCCCTGACGTCCGCCTACTGCGTCAGCAG GTTCAGCGGCGATCCGTCCAGCTACGTGGTGCGTGTCGGGGCTTCGGCGCAGACGCTCGTCCCGGAGCGGGTGGTGGTTCACCGGAAGTTCAAGGGTCAGAGCGGCGGTCACGATCTGGCTCTGTTGAAGCTACCCAGCACCGAGGGTCActgtctgacctttgaccccgacaCCAACGCAGCGTGCCTCACGGACACGGCACTGGGAGGGGCCGCTCCGTCTTCTTGCGTTGTCACGGTTGCCGCTGGCTGGACAGGACCAG ACTCGGTTCTTGCATCCTGGGTCCCTCTGATGTCGTCATGGCAATGCAAGAAGCGCTACGGCGACAGCTTCTCCAGCCACGGCACCCTGTGTGCAGGCAGTCCTCCGGACACCAGCCTCCTGCATGACGACAGTTGTCAGGGCAACTCCGGAGGCGGGCTGGTGTGCCAGGCGCAGACGGGCCGATGGGTCCTCATCGGGGTCGTTGCCGGGGGTTACGGCTGCGCCGGCCCCTCGTCTCCCGCGCTCTACACTCGAGTCAGCCGCTTCAGGAGCTGGATCCATGAGGTCACGGACACacgagaacatgcagaggaatcGAACGCACACGCGGACACACAAGAGGATCTGACACGCGTTGACAATGA CCGACACGCGCGCGAGGAACACACACGCGTCGAGGGCAAGGATGAAAAGCTCCGCGCGCACGgaaaactcaaacacacac aagaaaccaATGAAATCAGTGATGCTCAACATCAACACAGCCACCATTCACACGCCAACCAGCACggcaacacacacgcgcatcgTGTCGGGGACGCCGGCGCAGACACACACGGTCCGGTCTGA